From the genome of Leptolyngbya iicbica LK, one region includes:
- a CDS encoding DUF928 domain-containing protein: MKSRLPLSSWTLSVSAGLLLGGSVLSLVGPAIAQSNIQLRLPDISAPGNRESGSTRSATCIAPDERLVALIPESNYGLTESAFPTVYFYLPETTAEHLKFVLLNESTNELLYEGRFKIDGSAGIASVSLPDNGIQQPLAVGEAYVWYISVICNPADPSADVVAEGQMARVEPLEIAASASEAELPALYAEAGLWYDAIAASARLKQDAENSDDWNALLDAVELDDLIPADLLSLSALPDAASMVP, translated from the coding sequence ATGAAAAGTCGTTTGCCATTATCAAGTTGGACTCTGTCTGTATCCGCTGGTTTGTTATTAGGCGGGAGTGTGCTGTCGCTAGTGGGGCCTGCGATCGCCCAAAGCAATATCCAATTACGATTGCCTGACATCAGCGCCCCCGGCAACCGCGAATCCGGTTCAACTCGCAGTGCTACTTGCATCGCCCCTGACGAGAGGCTGGTGGCGCTCATACCAGAGAGCAACTATGGGCTGACGGAGAGCGCTTTTCCCACCGTTTATTTTTACCTGCCAGAAACGACCGCCGAGCATCTGAAATTTGTGCTGCTCAACGAAAGCACCAATGAATTACTTTACGAAGGGCGCTTCAAGATTGACGGTAGTGCTGGCATTGCGAGCGTGAGCTTACCTGATAACGGGATTCAGCAGCCGCTCGCCGTAGGTGAAGCGTATGTTTGGTACATCTCAGTCATTTGTAATCCGGCTGACCCCAGCGCTGATGTGGTCGCCGAAGGCCAAATGGCGCGAGTCGAGCCCCTGGAAATCGCAGCGAGTGCTAGCGAGGCTGAGTTACCGGCTCTCTATGCCGAAGCGGGGCTCTGGTACGACGCGATCGCGGCCTCGGCCCGCCTGAAGCAAGATGCCGAAAATTCTGACGATTGGAATGCGCTACTCGATGCAGTGGAGCTGGATGACTTGATTCCGGCCGATTTGCTGAGTCTCTCTGCCTTACCCGACGCAGCGTCGATGGTGCCGTAG
- the hpt gene encoding hypoxanthine phosphoribosyltransferase, producing MNDQWVVYISKEKIAQTVQALAAEIDRDYVGRSLVVVTVLKGAFIFVADLIRALKTPVDRVELLRLSSYGAGTESSGEVRVLVELPPGAVTNQHVLLVEDIVDSGRSTTVALNLLKAQQPASIKLCSLLSKPERRVVPVDIDYCGITIEDKFVIGYGLDWDERYRDLPDIYAIESVE from the coding sequence ATGAACGATCAGTGGGTGGTTTATATCTCAAAGGAGAAAATTGCCCAAACGGTGCAAGCCTTGGCGGCTGAAATTGACCGAGATTATGTGGGGCGATCGCTGGTTGTGGTCACCGTACTCAAAGGGGCGTTTATTTTTGTCGCCGATCTGATTCGCGCTCTCAAGACCCCCGTCGACCGGGTTGAGCTGTTGCGGCTATCCAGCTATGGTGCGGGTACTGAGAGTTCTGGCGAGGTGCGGGTGCTGGTCGAGTTACCTCCGGGTGCCGTCACCAATCAGCACGTCTTGCTGGTGGAAGACATTGTGGATTCGGGGCGATCGACCACCGTGGCCCTGAACCTACTGAAGGCACAACAGCCCGCTTCCATCAAGCTCTGTAGCCTGTTGAGTAAGCCTGAGCGGCGGGTGGTGCCCGTCGATATTGATTACTGCGGCATCACCATTGAAGACAAGTTTGTGATCGGCTACGGCCTCGATTGGGATGAGCGCTACCGCGACTTGCCTGATATCTACGCCATTGAATCGGTGGAATAG
- a CDS encoding DUF4040 domain-containing protein has translation MLENLDVVAIAALLPITACMLVTQVNPYHALIIRGIVGAVAALVYALFGAADVALTEALVGTMLSITLYAIAVRSSMSLRLGTLAPALPNPDAVSAPLTQQLFPALRQALKKHHLRLEVLPYTSAQALQLALENKEIHAVCLPAAQLDPGETTDDLTAPYVLNIRLPRLYEILGAALPPEIAAVNFSRALRLMPAEPPSPDSQLQNALEGQP, from the coding sequence ATGCTTGAGAATTTAGATGTGGTGGCGATCGCGGCGCTCTTGCCCATCACCGCCTGCATGTTGGTCACCCAAGTCAATCCCTATCACGCGCTGATTATCCGCGGCATTGTGGGCGCAGTGGCAGCGCTGGTGTATGCCCTGTTTGGCGCGGCCGATGTGGCGTTGACCGAGGCTTTGGTCGGCACCATGCTGTCGATTACGCTGTATGCGATCGCCGTGCGGTCTTCCATGAGTTTGCGCCTGGGCACCTTGGCCCCTGCCCTGCCCAATCCTGACGCAGTGTCCGCCCCCCTAACTCAGCAGCTCTTTCCCGCTCTTCGCCAGGCCTTGAAAAAACATCACCTGCGTTTAGAGGTCTTACCCTACACCAGTGCTCAGGCCTTGCAGCTAGCGCTGGAAAATAAAGAGATTCACGCTGTGTGTCTACCCGCCGCTCAGCTCGACCCAGGGGAGACTACCGACGATTTAACCGCCCCCTACGTGTTGAATATTCGCCTGCCCCGACTGTATGAAATTTTGGGTGCTGCCCTGCCGCCTGAAATTGCGGCGGTGAACTTTTCACGGGCGCTACGGTTGATGCCAGCGGAGCCGCCCTCCCCTGACAGCCAATTACAAAATGCCTTGGAGGGTCAGCCATGA
- a CDS encoding DUF928 domain-containing protein, which yields MISTSTKRISLALPISGLMLATAMVWPAVAQDQNEFPGRRIGGGTRGGCVINAAGVIAINPENNLGVTQREAPTLYFAVPATAEPYQVTFYLETEDAEPLYETTVAAGDKAELIGVQLPADTLTAGEYYPWSFAANCDETNPATAIVVNGWLQQTALDSEAIAEAESPLAQVQAYQAAGLWSDAIALTAELLAANPDCEEYQAQWSALLEALGLEQAIDAPMSVRLPM from the coding sequence ATGATTTCAACTTCTACCAAACGAATTAGTCTAGCCTTACCCATCAGTGGCTTAATGCTGGCTACAGCGATGGTCTGGCCTGCCGTCGCCCAAGACCAAAACGAGTTTCCGGGACGGCGAATCGGTGGGGGAACCCGTGGCGGCTGCGTGATTAACGCGGCTGGCGTCATCGCGATCAATCCTGAAAACAATTTGGGGGTCACCCAGCGTGAGGCACCGACCTTATATTTCGCGGTGCCCGCCACGGCGGAGCCTTATCAAGTGACGTTTTACTTAGAAACTGAAGACGCCGAGCCCCTCTATGAGACAACCGTAGCAGCGGGGGACAAAGCGGAACTGATCGGGGTACAGCTTCCCGCAGACACCCTCACGGCGGGGGAATATTATCCCTGGTCCTTTGCGGCGAATTGTGATGAAACCAACCCAGCAACCGCGATCGTGGTGAACGGCTGGTTGCAACAAACGGCGCTGGACTCAGAGGCGATCGCCGAAGCTGAGTCACCCTTGGCCCAGGTGCAAGCCTATCAAGCGGCAGGGCTGTGGAGTGACGCGATCGCCCTGACAGCAGAACTGCTGGCAGCTAACCCTGACTGTGAAGAATATCAGGCGCAGTGGTCGGCACTGTTAGAAGCGTTAGGCCTGGAGCAGGCAATTGATGCCCCAATGTCAGTGCGTCTACCGATGTAA
- a CDS encoding cobyrinate a,c-diamide synthase, which translates to MGGLIIAGDRSSAGKTTVTMALLSALRQRSVTVQAFKVGPDYIDPMFHRAITGRPAYNLDPVMTSESYVQQCFQRHAGTATYAIVEGVMGLFDGAGGTDWASTAHIARLLGCPVLLVVDCARLSRSLAAIVHGYQTLDPEVQLVGVVLNRVGSDRHLAMLQAAIAPLQIPVLGVLRRDDAVALPDRHLGLVPTDELSDLPQRFQHLAALGQRCFDWPALERVLQASGNNVPVSAKATDAFPSAEVSRAAIPPLAHSARTIRPLKIGIARDLAFNFYYEDNLAYLNRLGAELVPFSPQVDAALPTDLSGLLLGGGFPEMFAEALAQNTAMRRAIAQALAAGLPTYAECGGLMYLCKSLVDLDGRSWPMVGTIPATTTMTGQLTLGYRQVTALQNSAVATVGQRYWGHEFHRSAIAPTPTAPLSALSSYPLLHEPASSTGTDGWGRATLHAAYVHVHWGGQPALAEKFVATCDRYRNQPSSPSPPR; encoded by the coding sequence ATGGGTGGATTGATTATTGCGGGCGATCGCAGCAGTGCGGGCAAAACGACGGTAACCATGGCGCTGCTCTCGGCCCTGCGGCAGCGTAGCGTCACGGTGCAGGCGTTCAAGGTTGGGCCTGATTATATTGATCCGATGTTTCACCGGGCCATCACCGGACGTCCAGCTTATAACTTAGATCCGGTGATGACTTCTGAAAGCTATGTTCAGCAATGCTTTCAGAGGCATGCAGGGACGGCGACCTACGCCATTGTCGAAGGGGTGATGGGACTGTTTGACGGGGCCGGGGGGACGGACTGGGCCAGCACGGCCCACATTGCTCGGTTGCTGGGCTGCCCCGTGTTGCTAGTGGTGGATTGTGCCCGCCTGTCGCGATCGCTGGCGGCGATTGTCCACGGTTATCAAACGCTCGATCCTGAAGTGCAGCTGGTGGGCGTGGTGCTCAACCGGGTAGGCAGCGATCGCCATCTCGCCATGTTGCAAGCCGCGATCGCGCCGCTACAGATTCCCGTATTGGGAGTATTGCGGCGCGATGATGCGGTGGCCCTGCCCGATCGCCATCTGGGGCTCGTGCCCACAGACGAGTTATCCGACTTACCGCAGCGGTTCCAACATTTGGCGGCCTTGGGCCAGCGATGTTTTGACTGGCCTGCCTTAGAGCGGGTATTGCAAGCTTCTGGAAACAATGTCCCGGTTTCTGCCAAAGCTACCGATGCGTTCCCCAGTGCTGAGGTATCTAGGGCCGCGATCCCACCGCTTGCCCACTCTGCTCGTACCATCAGACCACTGAAGATCGGGATTGCACGCGATCTCGCTTTCAACTTCTATTACGAAGATAATTTGGCCTACTTGAATCGCCTGGGGGCTGAGTTGGTGCCGTTCAGTCCCCAGGTGGATGCGGCTCTGCCGACAGATTTAAGTGGCCTGCTGCTCGGCGGCGGTTTTCCCGAAATGTTTGCGGAAGCGCTGGCTCAAAATACCGCGATGCGACGAGCGATCGCTCAAGCTCTGGCCGCAGGTTTGCCCACCTATGCCGAATGTGGCGGCCTGATGTATCTGTGTAAGTCGCTGGTGGATTTGGACGGGCGATCGTGGCCGATGGTGGGGACGATTCCCGCGACGACAACGATGACTGGTCAACTTACTCTAGGCTACCGCCAGGTCACGGCGCTGCAAAATAGTGCCGTCGCCACTGTCGGCCAACGCTATTGGGGGCACGAATTTCACCGCTCTGCGATCGCCCCGACTCCCACGGCTCCTTTGTCTGCCCTCAGTAGCTATCCCCTACTGCATGAGCCAGCTAGCTCAACGGGCACCGATGGCTGGGGACGAGCGACGCTGCATGCAGCGTATGTCCACGTGCACTGGGGGGGGCAACCCGCTCTAGCAGAAAAATTTGTCGCTACCTGCGATCGCTACCGCAATCAACCCAGTTCACCGTCGCCGCCGCGATAG
- a CDS encoding CHASE2 domain-containing protein, giving the protein MAFPPPPKSSPQSSRWQRLLAQAGKVGQPSVLATLAASALVLGVRAVGALQGLELGLYDQMMRLRPTPLPDDRILVVGIDETDIQSRQEWPIQDDTIAELLSVLIEAEPRAVGLDMFRDLPIGEGRDTLLEQIQNNSTIFPVCKISSPDNPGVPPPPGTPEAQVSFSDLVVDPGGILRRSLLIAAPPTDADTVGTHICNDPNAQLFSLGLQLARQYLTTEGIELEVTAEQELRFGNVVLSRLQSNLGGYHNIDAQGYQIMLNYRAARMAVPQVSLTDVLSGDVGAAQIRDRIVLIGATTPEAKDEFYTPFSGGLRDSQKMAGVIVHAQSVSQILSAVLDDRPLLWSLPTWGEALWVVIWGLGGALFATYIRRPVTYGAVAIALLGGLYGLCFVVFLQGGWLPIVPAALALGFASGGVVLLDRFNKSDYGQAVYKQMKVLLRLDIEIDHSKVGEQVAEITDTEYFNTLQAQARELRARRQGKQSTTPTDTRTSTTPAATSASDEPSEPITTDDYLQNLKQKAERFKSTSDLKSKSDKPDAES; this is encoded by the coding sequence ATGGCTTTTCCGCCCCCTCCTAAAAGTTCCCCGCAATCGTCCCGATGGCAACGTCTGCTGGCCCAGGCGGGCAAAGTTGGTCAGCCGTCAGTGCTCGCGACGCTGGCAGCCAGCGCATTAGTGCTCGGGGTGCGTGCCGTCGGTGCCTTACAAGGGCTAGAGCTAGGGCTGTACGACCAGATGATGCGGCTGCGACCCACGCCCTTGCCTGACGATCGCATCCTCGTCGTGGGTATCGACGAAACCGATATTCAATCGCGCCAAGAATGGCCCATTCAAGACGACACGATCGCGGAACTCTTATCTGTCTTGATTGAGGCCGAGCCCCGCGCTGTCGGCCTTGATATGTTTCGAGATTTGCCCATCGGCGAGGGGCGAGACACGCTGCTCGAGCAAATTCAAAACAACAGCACCATTTTTCCGGTTTGCAAAATTAGTAGTCCCGATAATCCAGGGGTACCGCCCCCCCCCGGCACTCCAGAAGCCCAAGTTAGCTTTTCTGATTTAGTCGTTGATCCGGGAGGGATCTTGCGGCGGAGTCTGTTGATTGCGGCGCCACCGACTGATGCCGATACGGTCGGCACCCACATTTGCAATGATCCCAACGCTCAACTGTTTTCGTTAGGGTTACAACTGGCGCGACAATACCTCACCACCGAAGGCATAGAACTTGAGGTGACCGCTGAACAAGAGCTTCGTTTCGGCAACGTCGTTTTGTCGAGACTGCAATCGAACCTGGGCGGATATCACAACATTGATGCCCAAGGGTATCAAATCATGTTGAACTATCGGGCAGCGAGAATGGCGGTGCCCCAGGTAAGTTTGACAGATGTGTTGTCGGGGGATGTCGGTGCTGCTCAGATCCGCGATCGCATCGTGCTGATCGGGGCCACCACCCCAGAAGCAAAAGACGAGTTTTATACCCCCTTTAGTGGCGGCTTACGCGACAGTCAAAAAATGGCGGGCGTGATCGTTCATGCCCAATCCGTCAGTCAAATTTTGAGCGCCGTGTTGGATGATCGGCCCCTGCTGTGGAGTTTGCCAACCTGGGGCGAGGCCCTGTGGGTCGTCATTTGGGGCCTTGGCGGGGCGCTGTTTGCCACTTATATTCGCCGTCCTGTGACTTACGGAGCCGTCGCGATCGCTCTACTGGGGGGACTCTATGGCCTGTGCTTTGTTGTCTTCCTACAGGGGGGATGGCTACCGATTGTGCCCGCCGCTTTAGCCCTGGGTTTTGCCTCAGGCGGCGTAGTCTTGCTCGATCGCTTCAACAAGAGCGATTACGGCCAAGCCGTTTACAAACAAATGAAGGTGCTCCTGCGCTTAGACATTGAGATTGACCACAGCAAAGTGGGCGAACAGGTCGCCGAAATCACCGATACGGAATACTTCAACACCCTGCAAGCCCAAGCCCGAGAGTTGCGCGCCCGCCGCCAAGGCAAGCAGTCGACAACTCCCACCGATACCAGAACGAGCACAACGCCAGCGGCAACATCAGCGTCTGACGAGCCATCGGAGCCCATCACCACCGATGATTATTTGCAAAATTTGAAGCAGAAAGCGGAGCGCTTCAAATCGACCAGCGACCTCAAGTCCAAATCAGACAAACCGGACGCAGAGAGCTGA
- a CDS encoding Na+/H+ antiporter subunit E → MIGYLDLLLRLTIWFLLTADLSPANIIIGVCIALILPRNRTVTAVLKDWLHAIWEIIVAIPTAYIEAVEIILRPHTAEDTVMERVKPNRTPGLIFLDIFLITFTPKTIVLKYHEDGRYEVHRVRRRKLKQGGE, encoded by the coding sequence ATGATCGGATACCTTGACCTGCTGCTGCGGCTGACCATCTGGTTTTTGCTGACGGCGGATCTCAGCCCCGCCAACATTATCATCGGGGTTTGTATCGCCTTGATTTTGCCCCGCAACCGTACCGTCACGGCGGTGCTCAAAGATTGGCTCCATGCGATTTGGGAAATCATCGTCGCCATTCCCACGGCCTATATCGAAGCGGTGGAAATCATCTTGCGCCCCCACACAGCCGAAGACACCGTGATGGAGCGGGTGAAGCCAAACCGCACCCCGGGCCTGATTTTTTTGGACATCTTTTTGATTACCTTTACGCCCAAAACCATCGTGCTGAAATATCACGAAGACGGTCGCTATGAGGTGCATCGCGTGCGCCGCCGAAAACTCAAGCAAGGAGGGGAGTAG
- a CDS encoding Na(+)/H(+) antiporter subunit B: MKWIYIAAAIALYLKMLVFPSPAVDTAELSIVELVVEDSGVVNAVSGIIFRNRLYDTIFEVVVFSIAIMGVRFLLADEQPSCTVYQFTDDPSIVLARLGATIAALVSIELAIRGHLSPGGGFAAGVAGGTAIGLVAITSSSSLMESIYQRWQAATLEKVSVLIFIVIAALSLIGIELPQGELGSLLSGGWIPLLNILVAIKVALGAWAAILVFIRYRGLL, translated from the coding sequence ATGAAGTGGATTTATATTGCCGCCGCGATCGCCCTCTATTTGAAAATGCTGGTGTTTCCCAGCCCCGCCGTCGACACCGCCGAGCTCTCCATCGTCGAGTTGGTGGTCGAAGATAGCGGCGTTGTTAACGCGGTGTCGGGCATTATCTTTCGCAATCGGTTGTACGACACGATCTTTGAGGTGGTCGTGTTCAGCATCGCTATTATGGGCGTGCGGTTTTTGCTGGCCGATGAGCAGCCTTCCTGCACGGTTTACCAATTCACCGATGATCCCTCAATCGTTCTGGCCCGTTTGGGGGCGACGATCGCGGCGCTGGTCAGTATCGAACTCGCTATTCGCGGTCACCTGAGTCCTGGCGGCGGTTTTGCCGCAGGGGTCGCTGGGGGCACTGCGATCGGTCTGGTCGCCATCACCTCATCGTCGAGCCTGATGGAATCGATCTACCAGCGCTGGCAGGCCGCCACCCTCGAAAAAGTATCGGTATTAATCTTTATTGTGATCGCGGCCCTGTCGCTCATCGGCATTGAACTGCCTCAAGGCGAACTTGGCTCCCTCCTCAGCGGCGGCTGGATTCCCCTGCTGAATATCTTGGTCGCCATCAAAGTAGCCCTCGGCGCCTGGGCGGCGATTCTAGTCTTCATTCGTTATCGCGGTTTGCTGTAG
- a CDS encoding cation:proton antiporter subunit C → MSTHPELAELAALVPVLGLADASTLAPKSVLEACIFATVLIGFIGIIWKRNLMMKTLAMDVMSTGVIAFYVLVAARPGLFSPILTEGREVAYADPVPQAVILTAIVIGFSVQALMLVGVMKLSRDNPTLDTQEIERSHTP, encoded by the coding sequence GTGTCGACACATCCTGAACTAGCTGAATTGGCTGCGCTGGTGCCCGTGCTCGGCTTAGCAGATGCCTCGACCTTAGCTCCGAAGTCGGTGTTGGAAGCCTGCATTTTTGCGACGGTTTTGATCGGCTTCATCGGCATTATTTGGAAGCGTAACTTAATGATGAAAACCCTGGCAATGGATGTCATGAGCACCGGGGTCATTGCCTTTTATGTGTTGGTGGCCGCTCGCCCGGGCCTCTTTTCGCCCATTTTGACCGAGGGGCGCGAAGTGGCGTATGCCGACCCAGTGCCGCAGGCGGTGATTTTGACGGCGATCGTCATTGGCTTTTCGGTTCAGGCGTTGATGTTAGTAGGCGTGATGAAGCTGTCGCGCGATAACCCCACCCTGGATACCCAGGAGATCGAGCGGAGCCACACGCCATGA
- a CDS encoding monovalent cation/H(+) antiporter subunit G, which yields MIDFFSYGLMVLGVIFWFWGTLPLLGHRSVLFKLHSLSVADTLGSMSIVAGLLLKIPGEWPLLVLAIICLAIWNTVLGYVLAYCSSTGGEDA from the coding sequence ATGATCGACTTTTTCAGTTACGGCCTTATGGTCTTGGGGGTCATCTTTTGGTTTTGGGGCACGTTGCCCCTCTTGGGACATCGCTCCGTGCTGTTCAAACTCCACAGTCTTTCGGTGGCCGATACCTTGGGCTCTATGAGCATCGTTGCGGGCCTCTTGCTCAAAATTCCAGGTGAATGGCCGCTACTGGTTTTAGCGATCATCTGCCTGGCGATTTGGAATACGGTGCTGGGCTACGTGCTGGCTTACTGTTCGAGTACGGGAGGGGAAGATGCTTGA
- a CDS encoding cation:proton antiporter encodes MTMNTFTIFWIALPLFLGFSSYLFPRSGRILTLGVALTSLVYSLMCLFQEAPTTLQLVDNFGVSLMIDDLSGFFILTNALVTAAVVFYCWQLNKSKFFYTQTVILHGSVNAVFICADLISLYVALEVIGIAAFLLIAYTRSDRSIWVALRYLFVSNTAMLFFLLGAALVYQQSQSFAFTALANAPMDAIALIFVGLLTKGGIFVSGLWLPLTHSESETPVSAMLSGVVVKSGIYPLARFALMFEDIDPIVRFFGVGTALLGVGYAVFEKDTKRMLAFHTVSQLGFVLAAPEVGGFYALTHGLVKSALFLIAGNLPSRNLKELRHQPIPRAVWVALAIASFSISGFPLLSGFGAKVLTMKNLLPWQVIGMNVAALGTAISFAKFIFLPHSSEVQSSVKSGFWGAMTLLLGGLVFANVVYYEAYTLGNIVKPLVTIFLGWLAYWFIFRRVAIKLPRVVEQFDHLIGVMSLMLMFLFGMVLA; translated from the coding sequence ATGACGATGAACACGTTCACCATCTTTTGGATTGCGCTCCCGCTGTTTCTCGGGTTCAGCAGCTATCTGTTTCCGCGCTCGGGGCGCATCCTCACTTTGGGCGTCGCCTTGACTTCGCTGGTTTACAGTCTGATGTGCTTGTTTCAGGAGGCGCCCACCACCTTGCAACTGGTGGACAACTTTGGCGTCTCGTTGATGATTGACGACCTCAGCGGCTTCTTCATTCTGACGAATGCGCTGGTGACGGCGGCAGTGGTGTTTTACTGCTGGCAGCTCAACAAATCCAAATTCTTTTACACGCAGACCGTGATTCTGCACGGCAGCGTCAATGCAGTGTTTATCTGTGCCGACCTCATTAGTCTGTATGTGGCGCTGGAAGTGATTGGCATTGCGGCATTTTTGCTGATTGCCTACACCCGCAGCGATCGCTCCATTTGGGTGGCCCTGCGCTATTTGTTTGTCAGCAATACGGCCATGCTGTTTTTCCTGCTGGGGGCAGCGTTGGTGTATCAGCAGAGTCAATCGTTTGCCTTCACGGCCCTGGCGAATGCGCCGATGGATGCGATCGCGCTGATTTTTGTCGGCTTACTGACCAAGGGCGGCATTTTTGTGTCGGGGTTGTGGCTGCCGCTCACTCACTCGGAATCGGAAACCCCCGTGTCGGCCATGCTGTCTGGGGTGGTGGTGAAGTCGGGCATTTATCCGCTAGCCCGCTTTGCCCTGATGTTCGAAGACATTGACCCGATTGTCCGCTTCTTTGGGGTGGGTACGGCATTGCTGGGCGTAGGCTACGCCGTGTTTGAAAAAGACACCAAACGTATGTTGGCCTTTCACACCGTGTCGCAGTTGGGGTTTGTGTTGGCCGCGCCAGAGGTGGGCGGGTTCTATGCGCTGACCCATGGTTTGGTCAAGTCAGCCCTGTTCTTAATTGCGGGTAACTTGCCCAGTCGCAATCTCAAAGAATTGCGCCACCAACCCATTCCCCGCGCCGTCTGGGTGGCGTTGGCGATCGCCAGTTTCTCCATCTCCGGCTTCCCCCTGTTGTCAGGCTTTGGGGCCAAAGTGTTGACGATGAAAAATCTCTTGCCCTGGCAGGTCATCGGCATGAACGTGGCCGCCTTGGGAACAGCGATTTCCTTTGCCAAATTCATCTTTTTGCCCCATAGCAGTGAGGTACAAAGTTCGGTGAAGTCTGGCTTCTGGGGTGCCATGACACTGCTGTTGGGCGGCTTAGTCTTTGCCAATGTGGTGTACTACGAAGCCTACACCCTGGGCAATATCGTCAAACCGCTGGTCACGATTTTCCTGGGGTGGCTGGCCTACTGGTTCATCTTTCGCCGGGTGGCGATCAAGCTGCCGCGCGTGGTCGAGCAATTTGACCATTTGATTGGCGTCATGAGCCTGATGTTGATGTTCTTGTTTGGGATGGTGCTGGCATGA